Proteins encoded together in one Ictidomys tridecemlineatus isolate mIctTri1 chromosome 3, mIctTri1.hap1, whole genome shotgun sequence window:
- the Pld6 gene encoding mitochondrial cardiolipin hydrolase has product MGDRKELSGAGSARVEPSPGSAGPTFQPGCAQPLRAWRGRGQRVASTWRGVIRHVSGACLVRRRGALQPGASAAGVMERLRWQMVAVAAAGFALALEALPWLLRRLRAGRPRREVLFFPSQVTCTEALLQAPGAAPARPPSGCPCSLPHCESSLSRLLRALLAARASLELCLFAFSSPQLGRAVQLLHQRGVRVRVITDCDYMALNGSQIGLLRKAGIQVRHDQDLGYMHHKFAIVDKKVLITGSLNWTTQAIQNNRENVLIMEDATYVKLFLEEFERIWEEFNPTKYSFFPQKKRSR; this is encoded by the exons ATGGGGGACAGGAAAGAGCTGTCTGGGGCTGGCTCAGCGCGGGTGGAGCCCAGCCCAGGGTCGGCGGGCCCCACATTCCAGCCAGGATGCGCTCAGCCGTTGAGGGCGTGGCGAGGGCGTGGCCAGCGCGTGGCCAGCACGTGGCGAGGCGTGATCAGGCACGTGTCTGGTGCGTGTCTGGTGCGCAGGCGCGGTGCCCTCCAGCCTGGGGCCTCAGCGGCGGGCGTCATGGAGCGGTTGCGCTGGCAGATGGTGGCTGTGGCGGCCGCAGGCTTCGCGCTGGCCCTGGAGGCGCTGCCCTGGCTGCTGCGCAGGCTACGGGCTGGGCGGCCACGGCGCGAAGTCCTCTTCTTCCCGTCCCAGGTGACCTGCACGGAGGCCCTGCTGCAGGCCCCGGGCGCCGCGCCCGCCCGGCCGCCCTCGGGCTGCCCGTGCAGCCTGCCCCACTGCGAGAGCTCGCTGAGCCGCCTGCTGCGCGCGCTGCTGGCCGCCCGTGCCAGCCTCGAGCTCTGCCTCTTCGCCTTCTCCAGCCCGCAGCTGGGGCGCGCCGTCCAGCTGCTGCACCAGCGCGGGGTGCGAGTGCGAGTCATCACCGACTGCGACTACATGGCGCTCAACGGCTCGCAGATCGGCCTGCTGCGCAAGGCAG GAATCCAGGTGCGGCACGACCAGGACCTGGGCTACATGCACCACAAGTTTGCCATCGTGGACAAGAAGGTGCTCATCACTGGCTCCCTCAACTGGACCACGCAGGCCATCCAGAACAACAGGGAGAACGTCCTGATCATGGAGGACGCCACGTACGTGAAGTTGTTCCTGGAGGAGTTCGAGCGCATCTGGGAAGAGTTCAACCCCACCAAGTACAGCTTTTTCCCACAAAAGAAGCGCAGTCGCTGA